CGTCGAGTTCATGGAAGACGAAGTGAAAGAGCGCACCGGCCTGTCGTTCAAATGGCCGATGGACAAGGCCGGCGCCGACATCCTTCTGATTCACAACGCCGGAGAATATCTGGCCTGGCCGGAGAATCCCGAGGCGTTTGCCATCATTCTCGAGGCCGCCGGCATCAGCTACACTCTCTCCAGCGATATCGTGGCCTACGACGGCGTCAACTACGGCGTGTGGTACGATGATGTTCAACTGGCCAAGGTGGCGCTCAAGCACATGGAGACCGCGCGCAAACTGGGCGTCAAAAAGGTCGTCATCGGCGAATGCGGCCACGCCCACAAGGCGCTGACCGTCATCGCCGACCGCGTCCTGGCCGGCGACCTGAACATTCCCCGCGAGAGCTCCATGACGCTCCTGCGCGACATCATCACCAGCGGGCGGATCAAAGTGGATCCCTCGCGCAACGACGACATCACCACCACGCTGCACGACCCCTGTAATCTCGTGCGGCTCATGGGCGTGGTGGAGCCGCAGCGCGAGGTCCTCCGCGCGGTCAGCAATCACTTCCGGGAGATGACGCCGCACGGCGTCGACAACTACTGCTGCGGCGGCGGCAGCGGCTTTGCCATCACGCAGGATCTGAACTTCCCGGATTTCCGCGAGATCGTCTCGGGTCGGGCCAAGCTGCGCCAGATCCTGAACGTGTTCCAGGACATCATCGGTCCGGAGCACAAGAAGTATGTCTGCGCCCCCTGCTCCAACTGCAAGGGCGCCATCCGCGACATGTTCGCCGCCTATGGTCTGTTCGAGCGCTGCAATATCCTGTACGGTGGTCTGGTCGAGCTGGTCGTGAATGCGATGCCGGAGATCGAGCGCCCATTCCTGGAGTGGGATTGGCACTGATCGACGGGGAGGAATGCGCCGTGTCCAAGAAGATCATGATCGTTGACGATGAAGCGGATCCGCGGACCTATCTGGAGGCGTTGTTTCAGGACAGCGGTTACACGACGCTGACCGTCGCCGACGGCGATGAGGCCTGGGACAAAGTCGCGGAGTTCCAGCCCGACCTGATCACGCTCGACATCATCATGGCCCGCGAAACCGGCGTGAAGTTCTACCGCCGCCTGTGCAAAGACCCGATGCTGTCGAAGATCCCGGTGATCATCTGCAGCGGCGTGACCCAGTACAAAGACCTCTTCAGCCGCGATCATCACACGATGCCGAAGCCGTTGGCCTTTGTCGACAAACCGATCGACAAGACGTCGCTGCTTGAACTCGTGCGCACGGCGATCGGCTGACCACTGGGTCGGCCTTCCGAGTCGGGTTCACAACCCCTGAAGTGTACGGTCGGGTGCCCACACCCGACCGCCACGCCGGGTGTGAACACCCGGCGCCACAGGCTATGAGGTATGCCTGGCGGTCGTGCGACCGGTTGATGGCTCCGTCAGACTTACAAAGGCGTCTTTGAGCACGACCCCCGATGCCGAACCGTCCAGAGAGACGGCGCCGAGCGCGTGGGGATTGGCCTGATAGGCGGCCTTCAGACGGCCGCGGCGAACATAGAACCGATCCAGCAACTTCGCCTGATTCTTGCCACTGGACCCAGTGCCTGCGCTTGGACCATTGGCGGCATCTTGATGGTGCTCGTACCGAACCTGCACAAACCCGGACAGCGTGATCTTCTTCAGATTGCGGAGATCCGCATCGACCGTTGACCGCCGTGCCTCGGCGGCGCTCACGCTGTCGGCCGTCGAGACCGGTTGGGACCGGAGTGTGTCCACCGCCGGGTTTTGGCCCGGTGACGCAACCGGCATCGAAGCGACGACAAGACACGCCACCCAGACCGGAAGCGCAGCCGGCACGTCCCGCGGTTTCCGTGGGTTCATTCTGTCGATACTGGCACAACTTGGCATCATGGGCTGCTCCCTCGTTGCGGGCGGCTTGGTCTCAGAGTGTTGCGCTTCCCAGGGATGACGGCGCCACCACAGACCGTGGACGATTCGGACACGGGGCATGTGAAACCAATAACGTGCTGTGGGATGAGCAAGAACATCCATCCGCCCTCAAGGTACGGACGGACGATGTCCGTCCCTTGTAGTCCGTCAGAGAGTTGCCCGCAAGATCCTCCCGACCACGTGAGACGCCAACGCTGTCCGGCACCCGGCTGCCTCCGTCGCATCTGTCACAATCGCCCCCTGGATACAGAAGGCACTTGATTCTTGGGCCGTTGCCGCTTTCATGCGGGGGGAACAAACAGTCTGGGGACATCATGCCCGTCGTGAGCATCTTCAGCGGAACGTACTGCCTCGACGAAGAGGTGACCGCCGGGGTCGCACGGAACCTGGACCATCGCCTGATCGCAGACGAGGAGGTGATCGCCCAGGCGGCCGGCCACTGTGATCTTCCGGAGGAAAAGCTGCGCCAGGCGATGCACGGCCAGCTCTCGATCTTCAGCCGGTTCACCCGCGAGAAGGAGCGGGCGGTCGCGTACTTGCGGGAAGCGATCGCCGAGTTGGCGCTCGCCGACAACGTCGTCCACCGGGGTTTTGCCGGCCATCTTCTCCCCGGCTACATCTCCCATGTGTTGAAGGTGTGCCTCGTGGCCGGGCAGGAGTTCCGCATCGCGCGGGCCGCCGGAGACGCCGGTCAGGCCAAGGGAAAGGTTAAACGCCGGATCCAGCAGGAGGATCTGGCGCGCAGCCAATGGACGGCCTTTCTCTTCCAACGGGGCCCGTGGGACAGACGGCTCTACGACATCAAGATCCCATGCACACGACCCCGGTGGTCGATGCCGTCAATATGATCTGCGACAACGCCCGCGCCACGATCGTGCAGTCGACGCCGGCGTCTCGGAAGGCGATGGAAGACTTCCTCCTGGCGGCCCGCGTCAACAGGGCGCTGGTGGAGGAGGGGCATGATGTGGCGGTGACCAGCCGGGACGGCGACGTCACCGTGGCCATCAACAAGTATGTGCTGCGCCTGGATCATCTGCGCGAACAGTTCCGCAAGGTCGGCGCCCGGGTCGCGGGGGTGAAGAGTGTTCAGGTACGAGAGCAACCGGATCTCCGAGCGAGTCTTGTCATGAGCAACCAGGAATTCGACCTGCCCGCCAAGGTCCTGCTGATCGACGACGAGAAGGAGTTTGTCCAGACCTTGTCCGAGCGGCTGCAGATGCGGGATATCGGGACGGCGGTGGTCTTCGATGGCGAGCAGGCCCTCTCGGTCATCGACAAGGAGGAGCCGGAGGTCATGATCCTCGACCTGCGCATGCCGGGCATCGATGGGATCGAGGTTCTCCGGCGCGTCAAGCAGACCCGTCCGCAAGTGGAGATCATCATCCTGACCGGCCATGGCAGCGAGAAGGACCGTGAGTTGGCGATGAGCCTGGGCGCGTTCGCCTATCTCGAGAAGCCGGTCGATATTCAAAATCTGACCAACGTGCTTCGGGACGCCTACGAGAGAATCAAGCGAAACCAAAAGCTCCGCGAGAGTCCCGGCGCCTGACCACAGCGGCGCGACGGGGCCGCGCCCCCGGTGGTGGTGGCGCCGGCTCCCCGTCCGGCCGCCGGAGGATTCGGGCGCACGCGCACCGGCCAGGCATTACCGCCGGCTGTGGTGGTACACGGTCCTGCTCACGTCCTTCGTGGCCATCGCGCCGCTCGGCATCATCACCGCCGTCAGCTACAATCAGTACAAAGCGGCGTTTCGCGAGGGACTGATTCAGCCCGCGCAGCGGCTGACCTCCTCGATGAAACGATCGATCGAGTTCTTCCTCGAGGAGCGTCGCGCGGCGATGAAGTTCATCGTCCGGGATCGGTCATTCGCCGAGTTGGCGGACCAACAGCAGATGACGCTGATCTTCCGCAATATGCGCGAGGCCTTCGGCGGCATCATCGATCTGGGTCTGATCGGCTCGGCGGGTGTGCAGCGCAGCTACGCCGGTCCCTACGAGCTGCGCGGCGTCAACTATGCCCACGAGAATTGGTTCCGGGAGGTCCGTCTCCGGGACGTCTACGTCAGTGACGTGTTCCTGGGTTACCGCGCCTTCCCTCACTTTGTCATCGCCGTGCGGCACGAAGACCGGGATGGCGGCTTCTACGTGCTGCGGGCCACACTGGACCTCAAGATTTTGGAGCGTCAGATTGCCGCCCTCGACCTCGGCCCATCCAGCGACGCGTTCCTGATCAACCACAACGGCGTCCTGCAGACCAGCTCCGGATCCGGGTTTCACGTGCTGGAGTCCTACCTCCGGGTACCCGACTATACCGAAGGGGCGAAAGTCAGCGAGGAACGGGACGAGGGCGGGAATCCCTACATCTTGGGTTACGCCTATATTGAATCGTCTCCCTTCATCTTCGTCATGCTGAAGAAGCCCGACGCGCTCCGGCAGGGGTGGGGAGCGATGCGAAACGAATTGCTCGGGTTTCTGGCCACCAGCATCGTCCTGATTCTACTGCTCGTGGTCGGCACGTCGTCGTACATGGTGGCGTAGCTGCAAGAGTCGGACCGACGCCAGGCCGCGGCCGTCCACCAACTCGAATACTCCAGCAAGCTGGCGTCCCTGGGTCGGTTGGGGGCCGGCGTCGCCCATGAGATCAACAACCCCCTGGCGATCATCGCCGAGAAGGCCGGTCTGTTGAAGGACATCCTCTCGGCGGACCAGTCCCAGCCCGATTGGAACAAGTTTCTGAAGCACGTCGACGCCATTCTCTATTCCGTGGAGCGATGCAGCAAGATCACCCGTCAGTTGTTGGGGTTCGCCAAGCGCATCGATGTGCAAAGGAGGCCGGTCGACCTCAAGGCCCTGATCACGGAGGTCATCGGCTTCTTGGCCCGTGAGGCCGAATACCGCAGCATTACGATCCCCGTGACCGCCCTATCTGACATCCCCACCATCGAGAGCGACCCCGGGCAGTTGCAGCAGGTCTTCCTGAACATCATCACCAATGCGCTGGAGGCGGTTGATGTCGGAGGGCGGATCGCGATCGCCTTGGAGGCGAACATGTCCGGCCGCGTGGCGGTGACCGTGTCCGACAACGGTCCGGGTATCCCGGCGGACGTTCTTCCCCACATCTTCGAGCCGTTCTTCAGCACCAGGAAAGAACATGGAACCGGGTTGGGGCTGTCCATCACGTATGGGATCGTCGAGAAGCTGGGGGGACAGCTGGACGTCCGAAGCGAGCTGGGGCGCGGGACGAGTTTCACGGTGACGCTGCCGATCCTGATGCCTTGACTGGAGTGAATCGACATGGGTGCTTTGCGCGTACTCTTGGTTGATGACGAGGCCGAGTTCGTCTCCACGGTCGAAGAGCGCCTGCGCATCCGGGGGATCGAAGCCGAGGCGCTGACCAGCGGCGCCGAGGCGGTGCGGCGGCTGACGGAGCGCGAATTCGACGTCGTCGTGGCCGACATGCGAATGCCCGGCATGGACGGGCTGGAGCTCCTCCGACAGGTCAAGAAGATCCGCCCGGCGACCCGTGTGATTCTGCTCACCGGCCGGGGCTCGGAACAAGACAGCGAATCCGGCCTGGAACACGGTGCCAGTGACTACCTGATTAAGCCGATCAACATTGACGATCTAATAGACAGAATGAAGAAAGCCGTTGGTGCGTGAGTCACAACGATGAAAGACACTCCCCGCCCGGAACAGGAACTGCGGAGATCGGGACTGGCGTTCTTCGGCCGGATCACGGCCGCCGTCTCACACGATCTGAACAACGTGTTGTCGACGGTGGGTGAGTTGTCCGGTCTGCTGCAGGATTTCATCCAGGACGGACGACAGGGAAGTCGGATACCGCCGGAAAAACTCGAACGGGTCGCCGGCAGCTTGGCCGCCCAAGTGCAGCGGGGAGCGGAGATCGTCCGGCATCTGAACCGTTTCGCCCACAGCGCCGACGATCCGACCCGGACCGTCGACCTGGCCGGTCAACTGCAGGCCGTAGCCCAGTTGGCGCGGAGCTTCGCGGCCCGCCGACAGATTCTTCTCCAAACACAGTCGGACTTCGAAGCGATCTCGCTGCGCACCGACCCATTCCTGTTCCAGCAGGCCGTGTTCCTGTGCATCGACGCCGCTCTGTTGTCCGGCGAGCGCGGCGACACGATTGCCATCTCCGGACGCGGGCATGACGCCGACGCGGAGGTCATCGTGACGGCGCGATCGATCACGTCCTCCGAAGAAGTCGATGCACGTCTCTCCCTGTTGACCCTGATCGCGACGGAATTGGGCGGAACGATCGCGCATCGCCGGGATGAGGCGGACGGACACCATTTGATCCTGGCTATTCCCCGGGAGTAGCCGGGCGTCCGCCGGCGACCCGGAGCCATCAAAGGAAATGCTACGGGCCGCCCGCCGAGGCCCAAGATGTGGGGAGAACCTCATTTGCCATCCTGCCCGACCGCCACCTGATCTTCAACACGAAAACCGGATACCACTTCAGCACCGTGGACACCTATTGCGGCAGGAGCGCTGCCGCGACTTGTTCTCAGAGGCACATAGTAATACCGAACACCCTGCCGAGAGATACGGGACCCGCGAAAATCACAGCGGGCCGGGCGGCACGGTCCGGGATACGGCTTTGGTGAGTCGACAGAATGGACGATGACGGTCATCGTCCGAAGACCAGCGTCACCACCATCGCGCCCAACACGACCCAGATCGGGTTGGAGACAAACCGCAGTGCAATAACTGATCCGATGGCGAGAACCAACGTCAGGGGCTCGGTCATGCCGACCGAGGCCACCTGCCACAACACAAAGAGGAGCATGCCGATGAAGGCCGCCAAAAGACCGCGGACCACACGGCCCATGATGTCGATCCGGCGCAGGCGCACGAATTGCGGCGCGAGCACGACTAGCAGGACCGCTGACGGGAGAATGACGCAGACGGTGGCGAAGACAGCGCCGATCACCCCCCCAACCTTGTAACCGATGAAGGTGGCCGTGATGATGACTGGCCCTGGCGTGATCTGGCCAAGCGCCAACCCATCCAGAAACTCCGGCCGGGACAGCCACTTGTACGCGGTAACCACCTGATCGTACATCAGGGCAATGGCCGTATAGCCGCCCCCGAAGGCCAACAGATTGACCTTGGTCATGGCCGTCCCGAGGGACGGATAGGACGGTCCCAACTTCCCTGACAGCACAATCAGCATGACGAAGGCCACGACGACGACGACGGCCCAAAGCACCACGCGCCGGTACCGCACGGCGGGCGCCGCGCCGTTGACCGATGTCTGTGCTCCGACCCGACCCCGGGGCAACAACAAGGCCCCTGCCACCCCCGCTCCAGCCAACACGAGGATGACGTTCACGTGCAGCAGGAATCCCGCCGCGCTCGCCAACGCGATGGGAATGGCGCGCCAGTGCGAGATCGCCGGACGACTCATGGAGATAATGGCATTGACGATGATCCCGACTGTCGCCGCCCGCAAGCCCTTCAAGACGGCGACCACCAGCGGGACCTCCCCGATCCGAAAGTACACCGCCGACAGGACCAGCATGAGAATGAACGTCGGCAGCATGTAGAATACCAGGGCCACAACCGCGCCCCGACCGCCGCGCAGACGCCAGCCGATGTGCTCGCCAAATTGAACCGCCACCGGCCCCGGCAACATCTGGCAGAAGGCCAGAGAATCCTGCAGATCACTGTCTGTCAGCCAGCCCTTGCGCAGAATGGTCTGACGAATCTGCGCCACGATGGCCGGTCCCCCGTATGAAGTCAGGCCGAGGAAGAAGAATGTGCGTGCAAGCTCGCGAAGCGTTACCAAAGTCTCTGCCTGTTCCTGGTGATCATCGCCGCGTACGAAGTGCCAGGGGGATCTGACTCGCTGTCTGAGATTCGTAGCGCTCAGGTCGCCCACTCGGCCGAACGATGAGTGCACAAAAGGAAGATGTACAGCGCCAGCACGCTGAGCAAAGAGACATCAGGAAGATCGATCGCCTCGGGCGCCAGCGCCACCGAACCTCGTTCCCGGGTCGAAAGCACATCGGCCGACAGCGTCAAAAGGGAGCTCCCGTCGGCCGAAGTGAGCGACCACAGGGGAGGGACCCATCGCACCATTGTCCAATGGTAATCACGGTCATCAGAGAGACTGAGCAGGCAACCCCTGAGTGGTCTCTTCACAAGCCAAGCGGCCTCGGTGCCGGTTTCGGCGGTCCGTGCCACCACATGGTTCGCCCTGGGACCCTCACGCTCGAAAGCAATCCCCCAGTCGCCACTCGCTGTACGGACGCAACAGATCGAGGCGAGATCGACCTCTCCGCACAGAAACGCAACCACCTCCCCGGCCGCTCTCAACTCATAGGCGGTGGGCGAGGTCTCC
This DNA window, taken from Candidatus Zixiibacteriota bacterium, encodes the following:
- a CDS encoding (Fe-S)-binding protein, with translation MSKRRTTLKDFSHKPGQLVELDRRQFLPLPPPYDKWDTEPEIKPLSEERQRQLECDLDGISAFKFPRPQSEEEKRRLVEQFLAGLKKLFERENNWTFQQALFLTMEYCARCQTCATACPIYAESGKMDIYRPTFRSDIVRRLYKKYVKAGGKFFAVVSGNDIDVTWTMVARLMELSYRCTLCRRCAQSCPIGVDNGLVTHELRKIFSQEMGVAVEALHTKGSVLQLEAGSSTGMTPAAFLDNVEFMEDEVKERTGLSFKWPMDKAGADILLIHNAGEYLAWPENPEAFAIILEAAGISYTLSSDIVAYDGVNYGVWYDDVQLAKVALKHMETARKLGVKKVVIGECGHAHKALTVIADRVLAGDLNIPRESSMTLLRDIITSGRIKVDPSRNDDITTTLHDPCNLVRLMGVVEPQREVLRAVSNHFREMTPHGVDNYCCGGGSGFAITQDLNFPDFREIVSGRAKLRQILNVFQDIIGPEHKKYVCAPCSNCKGAIRDMFAAYGLFERCNILYGGLVELVVNAMPEIERPFLEWDWH
- a CDS encoding response regulator: MALIDGEECAVSKKIMIVDDEADPRTYLEALFQDSGYTTLTVADGDEAWDKVAEFQPDLITLDIIMARETGVKFYRRLCKDPMLSKIPVIICSGVTQYKDLFSRDHHTMPKPLAFVDKPIDKTSLLELVRTAIG
- a CDS encoding cytidylate kinase family protein, which translates into the protein MPVVSIFSGTYCLDEEVTAGVARNLDHRLIADEEVIAQAAGHCDLPEEKLRQAMHGQLSIFSRFTREKERAVAYLREAIAELALADNVVHRGFAGHLLPGYISHVLKVCLVAGQEFRIARAAGDAGQAKGKVKRRIQQEDLARSQWTAFLFQRGPWDRRLYDIKIPCTRPRWSMPSI
- a CDS encoding response regulator, whose amino-acid sequence is MHTTPVVDAVNMICDNARATIVQSTPASRKAMEDFLLAARVNRALVEEGHDVAVTSRDGDVTVAINKYVLRLDHLREQFRKVGARVAGVKSVQVREQPDLRASLVMSNQEFDLPAKVLLIDDEKEFVQTLSERLQMRDIGTAVVFDGEQALSVIDKEEPEVMILDLRMPGIDGIEVLRRVKQTRPQVEIIILTGHGSEKDRELAMSLGAFAYLEKPVDIQNLTNVLRDAYERIKRNQKLRESPGA
- a CDS encoding cache domain-containing protein, producing the protein MAIAPLGIITAVSYNQYKAAFREGLIQPAQRLTSSMKRSIEFFLEERRAAMKFIVRDRSFAELADQQQMTLIFRNMREAFGGIIDLGLIGSAGVQRSYAGPYELRGVNYAHENWFREVRLRDVYVSDVFLGYRAFPHFVIAVRHEDRDGGFYVLRATLDLKILERQIAALDLGPSSDAFLINHNGVLQTSSGSGFHVLESYLRVPDYTEGAKVSEERDEGGNPYILGYAYIESSPFIFVMLKKPDALRQGWGAMRNELLGFLATSIVLILLLVVGTSSYMVA
- a CDS encoding ATP-binding protein, which produces MGAGVAHEINNPLAIIAEKAGLLKDILSADQSQPDWNKFLKHVDAILYSVERCSKITRQLLGFAKRIDVQRRPVDLKALITEVIGFLAREAEYRSITIPVTALSDIPTIESDPGQLQQVFLNIITNALEAVDVGGRIAIALEANMSGRVAVTVSDNGPGIPADVLPHIFEPFFSTRKEHGTGLGLSITYGIVEKLGGQLDVRSELGRGTSFTVTLPILMP
- a CDS encoding response regulator, translating into MGALRVLLVDDEAEFVSTVEERLRIRGIEAEALTSGAEAVRRLTEREFDVVVADMRMPGMDGLELLRQVKKIRPATRVILLTGRGSEQDSESGLEHGASDYLIKPINIDDLIDRMKKAVGA
- the chrA gene encoding chromate efflux transporter → MHSSFGRVGDLSATNLRQRVRSPWHFVRGDDHQEQAETLVTLRELARTFFFLGLTSYGGPAIVAQIRQTILRKGWLTDSDLQDSLAFCQMLPGPVAVQFGEHIGWRLRGGRGAVVALVFYMLPTFILMLVLSAVYFRIGEVPLVVAVLKGLRAATVGIIVNAIISMSRPAISHWRAIPIALASAAGFLLHVNVILVLAGAGVAGALLLPRGRVGAQTSVNGAAPAVRYRRVVLWAVVVVVAFVMLIVLSGKLGPSYPSLGTAMTKVNLLAFGGGYTAIALMYDQVVTAYKWLSRPEFLDGLALGQITPGPVIITATFIGYKVGGVIGAVFATVCVILPSAVLLVVLAPQFVRLRRIDIMGRVVRGLLAAFIGMLLFVLWQVASVGMTEPLTLVLAIGSVIALRFVSNPIWVVLGAMVVTLVFGR